One Nocardioides dongkuii genomic window, GGTCGTGCTCGAGGCGACCGACCGGGTCGGGGGCAAGCTCCGCCGCGAGTCCGTCGGCGGGGTCGTGGTCGACGTGGGCGCGGAGGCGATGCTGCACCGCCGGCCCGAGGGCACCGACCTGGCCCGCGCCGTCGGGCTGGAGGTCGAGCACCCGGCCCTGACCTCGTCCCGCATCTGGACGCGCGGCGCGATGCGGCCGCTGCCGCGGTCGCTGATGGGCGTGCCGCTGGACCTCGACCAGCTCGTCGCGTCGGGGGTGCTGAGCGAGGAGGGCGTCGAGCGGGTGCGCCGCGAGCCGCACCTGCCGCCGGAGGTGGTCGACGGCGACGTGACGGTCGGCGACCTGGTCGACCGCCGCTTCGGCACCGAGGTCACCGACCGGCTCGTCGAGCCCCTCCTCGGCGGCGTGTACGCCGGGCAGGCCCGCCGCATCTCGGCGCGCGCGGCCGTGCCGCAGCTGGTCGCGCTCGCGGAGCGCGGACCGCTGCTCGGCCACGCCGCGGCGCCGGCCACGCACGAGGGACCGGTGTTCGCGGGGCTGCCCGGCGGCATGGCCCGGCTGCCCGAGGCGCTCGCCGCGGAGCTCGACGTACGCACCCGGGTGACGGTGCGGGCGCTCGAGCGCACCGACCGCGGCTTCCGGCTGGTGACCGGGCCGACGACCGCGCCCGAGGTGCTCGAGGCCGGCGGGGTGCTGCTCGCGACCCCGGCGGCGCCGACCGCGCGGCTGCTGGCCGGGCTCGCGCCGGTGGCCGCGGCCGAGCTGGCCGGGGTCGGCTCGGCGTCCGTGGTGGTGGTGACCCTGGCGTTCCGGGCCGCCGAGGCCGCGGTCCTCGACAACGGCACGTCCGGCTTCCTGGTGCCCCCCGTCGAGGGGCGGCGGGTGAAGGCGTCGACGTTCTCGTTCGCCAAGTGGGCCTGGGTGCGGGAGGCCGGCCGGGGCGCGCTCGACGGCGAGGACCTGCTGCTGCTCCGCACCTCGCTGGGCCGGTACGGCGAGGAGGCCGCGCTCCAGGCCTCCGACGCGGAGCTGGTCGCCTGGTCGCTCGCCGACCTCGCCGACGCGACCGGCCTGCGCGCCGTCCCCGTCGACACGCACGTGCAGCGCTGGGGCGGCGGGCTCCCGCAGTACGACCTCGGACACCTCGACCGGGTCGCCCGGGTGCGCGCCGACGTCGCGCGGGTGCCGGGCCTCGCGGTCTGCGGCGCGGCGTACGACGGGGTCGGCGTCCCCGCCGTCATCGCCTCCGCCCACCGCGCCGCCGCCCAGCTCGCCTGAGCCCCCCACACCGCCGAGTCGGCGCTTGTGTCCGCTTTCTCCACAGGCGAGGGCGGACACAAGCGCCGACTCGGCGGATCGCAGGCGGGACACGGCCGGTCGTGAGCGCGTCCGCACGGCGCGGCACAATGGGGGCATGACGTCGAACGCCTCCCGGGTCCGCGAGATCAACGACTCCATCCGCTACACGATGTGGTCGGTCTTCCGCCTCGCCGACGTGCTGGGCGAGGACGCCGACCGCGAGGCCGAGGGCGCCGAGGTCGAGAAGCTGTACGCCGAGCTGGCCGAGGCGGGCGTCGTCGTCCGCGGCACGTACGACGTGGCCGGGCTGCGCGCCGACGCCGACGTGATGGTCTGGTGGCACGCGGCCACCTCCGAGGAGCTGCAGGAGGCCTACCACCGCTTCCGCCGTACGGCGTTCGGCCGCCGCCTCGCGCCGGTCTGGTCGCAGATGGCGCTGCACCGGCCCGCGGAGTTCAACAAGAGCCACGTGCCGGCGTTCCTCAACGAGGAGGAGCCGCGCCGCCACATCAGCGTCTACCCGTTCGTGCGCTCCTACGAGTGGTACCTCCTCGACGACGCCGACCGCCGCCGGATGCTCGCCGACCACGGGAAGATGGCGCGCGACTACCCGGACGTGCGCGCCAACACCGTCGCGAGCTTCTCCCTCGGCGACTACGAGTGGATCCTCGCCTTCGAGGCCGACGAGCTCTACCGGATCGTCGACCTGATGCGGCACCTGCGCGCCTCCGAGGCTCGCCGCCACGTGCGCGAGGAGATCCCCTTCTACACCGGCGCGCTCACCCCGGTCGCCGAGCTGGTCGCGAAGCTGCCCTGAGCATGCGGCTCCGTCCCGCCGTCGCGGCCGGCCTGCTGGCCGGGCTGGCGGCGTGCGGGGCGGAGCAGGACGACCCGTCCGTGGGAGCCGACGACGCCGACCTGCTGACCACGGCGTACCCGGTCACCGTGCTCGACGACGGCGACGGGGCCGAGCTCTGCCTGGGCGGCGTCGCGGAGTCGCTGCCGCCGCAGTGCAGTGGGCCCGGGGTGGTGGGGTGGGACTGGACCGACCACGCCGGCGCCTTCGAGGACGTGCGCGGCACCCGCTGGGGCGACTTCGTCGTGACCGGCTCGTACGACGGCGAGACGGTGACGCCCACCGAGGTGGTCCCCGCTGCGGACGCGACGCAGCCGGAGCCGCCCGAGGACACCCTCCCCGCGCCGGGGACCGGGACCTCCGAGCGCGAGCTGCGCCGCATCCAGCGCGCCCTGCACGACACCCCGGGCTTCCTCACGTCCGGGGTGTCCGACCAGCGCGTCGAGCTCGGCGTCGTCCACGACGACGGCAGCCTGCAGCAGCGCCTCGACGAGCGGTACGGCGCCGGGGTCGTCGTGGTCTGGTCCGCGCTGCAGCCGGTGGGCTGACCGAGAAGATTCACCGGTCGACCGGTGAAACTTCCCCTTGACCGACGAAACTCCGTCGGTCAAGCGCACAATTCACCGGTCGACCGGTGAATTGTCCCGCCCCCGTCAGGCCCCCGCGGCGGGATCCTTCGGCTCGAGCGTCAGGCTGACCGAGTTGATGCAGTACCGGTCACCGGTGGGGGTGCCGTAGCCGTCGGGGAAGACGTGCCCGAGGTGGGAGCCGCAGCTCGCGCACCGGACCTCGACGCGCTTCATGCCGTGCGAGGTGTCCTCGATGTACTCGATCGTGTCGCTGACCGGCTGGTAGAAGCTCGGCCAGCCGCAGCCGGAGTGGAACTTCGTGTCCGACTCGAACAGGGTCGCCGAGCACGCCTTGCACTTGTAGACGCCGGTCGTCTCGGTGTCGTTGTACTTCCCGGTGAACGCACGCTCCGTGCCGGCCTGGCGCAGCACGGCGTACTCGTCAGGGGAGAGCTGCTCACGCCACTCGGCGTCGGTCTTCTCCACGTCATAGGCCATGGATCCAGCGTACGGCGGGTACCCAGCCCCTCGCGCGCGGACGGGGCGTTGACGTGACTGGGAGAACGCGTGTTCACTGACCGAATGGCCACCGGCACCATTCCGTGGGACCGGGTCCGCAAGGCGGGCTCGAAGCTGACCACCCCCCTCGACCCCGACGACTACCTGCGCCTGATCAACCCGCTGTGGACCGCGCGCGAGCTGCGCGGCCGGGTCGAGAAGGTGGTCCCCGAGACCGAGGACGCCGCGACGCTGGTGATCCGGCCGGGCTGGGGCTGGCGCTACCACCACTCGCCGGGCCAGTACGTCGGGATCGGCGTGCAGGTCGACGGCAAGTTCCAGTGGCGCTCGTACTCCGTGAGCTCGCCGCCCAAGCGCAAGGGCCGCACCATCGCGATCACCGTGCGGGCGATGCCCGAGGGGCTGCTCTCGGCGCACCTGGTCAACGGGCTGGAGCCCGGCACCATCGTCCGGCTCGCGCTGCCCGAGGGCGACTTCGTGCTGCCCGACCCGCCGCCGCAGAGGATCCTGTTCCTGGTCGCCGGCAGCGGGGTCACGCCGGTGATGTCGATGCTGCGCACCCTCGACCGCCGCGGCACCATGCCCGACGTCGTCCTGCACTACTCCTCGCCCACGCCCGACCGGATGATCTTCCGCGAGGAGGTCGAGCGGCTCGCGGCGAAGCACGAGGGCCTCACGCTGCACCAGCTGCACACCGACACCGACGGCATGCTCGACCTCGCCGAGCTCGACGAGATCTGCCCCGACTGGCGCCGCCGCCAGACCTGGGCGTGCGGACCCGGCCCGATGCTCGACGCGATCACCGAGCACTTCGAGGGCGCCGGGCTCGAGGAGCAGCTGCACCTCGAGCGGTTCTCCCTCGACCTCGGCGACGGCGGCGGCGAGGGCGGCACGATCACCTTTCGCAACTCCGGCAAGACCGTCGAGGTCGACGGCGCCACCACCGTCCTGGAGGCGGGCGAGGAGGCCGGCGTCGGCATGCCGTACGGCTGCCGGATGGGGGTCTGCCACACCTGCACCGTCACGCTCGTCGAGGGCAAGATCCGCGACCTGCGCAACGGCGACGAGTTCGGGCAGCCGAACGAGCCGGTGCAGACCTGCGTCACCGCCGCCGTCGGCGACTGCGTCCTCGACATCTGAGTCCGGCACCCGCCGGACCACGAGCACCCGCAGCAACCAGCACCCGCACCACCCGCGAGCACATCCCAGCCAGATCCACGGAGGACCCATGGCCATCGCAGACGTCAAGGAGTACACCCACCTCACCGAGGAGGAGGTCGAGCAGCTCGGGCGCGAGCTCGACGCCATCCGCCAGGAGATCGAGGAGTCCCGCAACTCCGACGACGCCGCGTACATCAACCGGATGATCAAGGTGCAGCGCGGCCTCGCCGC contains:
- the hemG gene encoding protoporphyrinogen oxidase, giving the protein MHQVGTSRVVVVGAGVAGLTAARDLAAAGHEVVVLEATDRVGGKLRRESVGGVVVDVGAEAMLHRRPEGTDLARAVGLEVEHPALTSSRIWTRGAMRPLPRSLMGVPLDLDQLVASGVLSEEGVERVRREPHLPPEVVDGDVTVGDLVDRRFGTEVTDRLVEPLLGGVYAGQARRISARAAVPQLVALAERGPLLGHAAAPATHEGPVFAGLPGGMARLPEALAAELDVRTRVTVRALERTDRGFRLVTGPTTAPEVLEAGGVLLATPAAPTARLLAGLAPVAAAELAGVGSASVVVVTLAFRAAEAAVLDNGTSGFLVPPVEGRRVKASTFSFAKWAWVREAGRGALDGEDLLLLRTSLGRYGEEAALQASDAELVAWSLADLADATGLRAVPVDTHVQRWGGGLPQYDLGHLDRVARVRADVARVPGLAVCGAAYDGVGVPAVIASAHRAAAQLA
- a CDS encoding ferredoxin reductase, whose translation is MFTDRMATGTIPWDRVRKAGSKLTTPLDPDDYLRLINPLWTARELRGRVEKVVPETEDAATLVIRPGWGWRYHHSPGQYVGIGVQVDGKFQWRSYSVSSPPKRKGRTIAITVRAMPEGLLSAHLVNGLEPGTIVRLALPEGDFVLPDPPPQRILFLVAGSGVTPVMSMLRTLDRRGTMPDVVLHYSSPTPDRMIFREEVERLAAKHEGLTLHQLHTDTDGMLDLAELDEICPDWRRRQTWACGPGPMLDAITEHFEGAGLEEQLHLERFSLDLGDGGGEGGTITFRNSGKTVEVDGATTVLEAGEEAGVGMPYGCRMGVCHTCTVTLVEGKIRDLRNGDEFGQPNEPVQTCVTAAVGDCVLDI
- the hemQ gene encoding hydrogen peroxide-dependent heme synthase, producing the protein MTSNASRVREINDSIRYTMWSVFRLADVLGEDADREAEGAEVEKLYAELAEAGVVVRGTYDVAGLRADADVMVWWHAATSEELQEAYHRFRRTAFGRRLAPVWSQMALHRPAEFNKSHVPAFLNEEEPRRHISVYPFVRSYEWYLLDDADRRRMLADHGKMARDYPDVRANTVASFSLGDYEWILAFEADELYRIVDLMRHLRASEARRHVREEIPFYTGALTPVAELVAKLP
- the msrB gene encoding peptide-methionine (R)-S-oxide reductase MsrB, whose protein sequence is MAYDVEKTDAEWREQLSPDEYAVLRQAGTERAFTGKYNDTETTGVYKCKACSATLFESDTKFHSGCGWPSFYQPVSDTIEYIEDTSHGMKRVEVRCASCGSHLGHVFPDGYGTPTGDRYCINSVSLTLEPKDPAAGA